In Microbacterium lushaniae, the following are encoded in one genomic region:
- a CDS encoding LLM class flavin-dependent oxidoreductase, giving the protein MDYGHGLEFGAFITPTAVDPQVPVTLAQMAEASGLDLVTFQDHPYQPAFLDTWTLMTYVAAQTERVRIAPNVLNMPLRPPAVVARAAASLDLLSGGRFDLGLGAGAFWDAIEAMGEPRLTPGQAVTALEEAIVVMRELWDTSARGGVFTDGRYHRVHGAKRGPRPAHRIPLLIGALKPRMLALTGRLGDGWLPSEAYMQPGDLARGNTAIDEAAEGAARDPREIRRLLNVAPPSGDVSAWAAKMARYALEDGVSTFIVASDDPRVFQVVGQELAPAVRELVARERGTRGTTEAPVRSVASLARRRAGIDYNGVPAGMRAIEPGDFTYADVSSTYLRGGAPGIVLQPDSTAQVVEAVTYARRHRGVPLGIRSGGHGISGRSTNDGGIVIDLRRLNAIEVLDASRRLVRIGPGARWREVAAALDEHGWALSSGDYGGVGVGGLATAGGIGFLVREHGLTIDHLRAAEVVLADGSVVRTDAATHPELFWAIRGAGANVGIVTSFEFEVDEVGEVGWAQLAFDASDTEEFLTGYGAVMAAAPRDLTAFLIMGARRPGQPRIAQIMAMVDSSDPDTIIARLQPFAELAPLVQQSVQVTSYAGVMANADLGPQHGRGEPHARSLLLSEITPEFAAEAVRMLDAGASYFLQLRSVGGAVSDVGEDDTAYSHRAAQFSVVALGADPVRLDAAWEAVRVHGRGMYLSFDSSTRPERILDAFPPDKLERLLALKHEVDPDGLFVDNFSVAQYDAAEVAAAS; this is encoded by the coding sequence ATGGATTACGGTCACGGACTCGAGTTCGGAGCCTTCATCACACCCACCGCGGTCGACCCGCAGGTTCCGGTCACCCTCGCGCAGATGGCGGAGGCCTCCGGGCTCGACCTGGTCACGTTCCAGGACCACCCGTACCAGCCGGCGTTCTTGGACACCTGGACCCTCATGACCTACGTCGCCGCGCAGACGGAGCGCGTGCGCATCGCGCCGAACGTGCTGAACATGCCGCTGCGTCCGCCCGCCGTCGTCGCGCGCGCCGCCGCGAGCCTCGACCTCCTCTCCGGCGGACGCTTCGATCTCGGGCTCGGCGCGGGCGCGTTCTGGGATGCGATCGAGGCCATGGGTGAACCTCGGCTCACGCCCGGTCAGGCCGTGACGGCACTCGAGGAGGCCATCGTGGTCATGCGCGAGCTGTGGGACACGTCGGCGCGCGGCGGCGTCTTCACCGACGGCCGGTACCACCGCGTGCACGGGGCCAAGCGCGGCCCGCGCCCGGCACACCGCATCCCGTTGCTGATCGGGGCTCTCAAGCCGCGGATGCTGGCGCTGACCGGTCGGCTCGGAGACGGCTGGCTGCCCTCCGAGGCCTACATGCAGCCTGGCGACCTCGCGCGCGGGAACACCGCGATCGACGAGGCGGCCGAGGGGGCCGCGCGTGACCCGCGGGAGATCCGCCGCCTGCTGAACGTGGCTCCGCCCAGCGGTGATGTGAGCGCGTGGGCCGCGAAGATGGCCCGGTATGCGCTCGAGGATGGCGTGTCGACGTTCATCGTGGCCAGCGACGATCCGCGAGTGTTCCAGGTCGTGGGCCAGGAGCTGGCACCGGCGGTGCGGGAGCTGGTCGCCCGTGAGCGCGGAACGCGCGGCACCACGGAGGCGCCGGTGCGATCGGTCGCCTCGCTCGCGCGGCGACGGGCGGGCATCGACTACAACGGTGTGCCCGCGGGCATGCGCGCGATCGAGCCGGGCGACTTCACGTACGCCGACGTGAGCTCCACCTACCTCCGCGGCGGTGCGCCGGGCATCGTCCTGCAGCCCGACTCCACGGCGCAGGTGGTCGAGGCCGTCACATATGCGCGGCGACACCGGGGGGTGCCGCTCGGGATCCGCAGCGGCGGGCACGGCATCAGCGGGCGCAGCACGAACGATGGCGGCATCGTGATCGATCTGCGTCGGCTCAACGCCATCGAGGTGCTCGACGCGTCCCGCCGGCTGGTGCGCATCGGTCCCGGGGCGCGGTGGCGAGAGGTTGCCGCAGCGCTGGATGAGCACGGCTGGGCGCTCAGCTCGGGCGACTACGGCGGGGTCGGGGTCGGCGGGCTCGCCACGGCCGGCGGCATCGGGTTCCTCGTGCGCGAGCACGGTCTCACGATCGATCACCTGCGTGCCGCCGAGGTGGTACTCGCCGACGGCTCGGTCGTGCGCACGGACGCCGCCACCCACCCCGAGCTGTTCTGGGCGATCCGCGGCGCGGGCGCGAACGTCGGCATCGTGACGAGCTTCGAGTTCGAGGTCGACGAGGTCGGCGAAGTCGGATGGGCTCAGCTGGCGTTCGACGCCTCCGACACCGAAGAGTTCCTCACCGGCTACGGTGCCGTGATGGCGGCGGCTCCGCGCGATCTGACGGCGTTCCTCATCATGGGCGCCCGCCGGCCGGGTCAGCCCCGCATTGCGCAGATCATGGCGATGGTCGACTCCTCCGATCCGGACACGATCATCGCGCGACTGCAGCCGTTCGCCGAGCTCGCGCCGCTCGTGCAGCAGTCGGTGCAGGTTACGAGCTATGCGGGCGTCATGGCCAACGCCGACCTCGGGCCCCAGCACGGGCGCGGCGAGCCGCATGCCCGGTCGCTTCTGCTGAGTGAGATCACGCCGGAGTTCGCGGCGGAGGCCGTGCGGATGCTCGATGCGGGCGCGTCGTACTTCCTTCAGCTCCGTTCCGTCGGCGGGGCCGTGAGCGACGTCGGAGAGGACGACACCGCGTACTCGCACCGCGCGGCGCAGTTTTCCGTGGTGGCGCTCGGCGCCGATCCGGTACGTCTGGACGCGGCGTGGGAGGCGGTGCGCGTGCACGGACGCGGCATGTACCTGAGCTTCGACTCGTCCACGAGGCCCGAGCGCATCCTCGACGCCTTCCCGCCGGACAAGCTCGAGCGGTTGCTCGCCCTGAAGCACGAGGTCGATCCCGACGGCCTGTTCGTGGACAACTTCTCCGTGGCGCAGTACGACGCCGCGGAGGTCGCCGCCGCGTCCTGA
- a CDS encoding ATP-binding cassette domain-containing protein: MAAASPESTASAPDSHDVIRVVGARENNLQGISVEIPKRRLTVFTGVSGSGKSSLVFGTIAAESQRLINETYPTFVQAFMSTPPRPEVDALENISPAILVDQERMGSNARSTVGTATDVHAMLRMLFSRLGVPRVGSPQAFSFNVPSVRGGGAITSERGGKTVKERRSFEITGGMCPRCEGLGEVSEVDLDELFDRTKSLAEGALTIPGFNVDGWMVRQFTESGFLDPDKPIQDYTEQELADFLHKEPVKVKMQGINITYEGLVPKITKSMLQKDRDSLQAHIRAFVDRAVRFTACPDCGGTRLNEGARSSKIDGVGIADATAMQITDLAAWLRTIDDPAVGPLIAGLRDTVDSFVEIGLGYLSLDRASGTLSGGEAQRTKMIRHLRSSLTDVTYVFDEPTAGLHPHDIQRMNALLLALRDKGNTVLVVEHKPEVIAIADFVVDLGPGAGRDGGRIQFTGDVAGLRSSDTLTGRHLDHRARLKDSTRTPQGALEIRGATQHNLRNVDVDVPLGVLTVVTGVAGSGKSSLIHGNLTGLDGVVIVDQAPIRGSRRSSPATYTGVLDAVRSAFAKANGVKPALFSANSEGACIACKGLGVIITDLGFQSTVETVCEVCEGTGFSDEVLQYRLDGKNISEVLSMSAADAAEFFPKGPAHTTLARMVDVGLGYLTLGQSLNTLSGGERQRLKLAISMAKSGAVYILDEPTTGLHLADVDNLLGLLDRLVDAGNSVIVIEHHQAVMAHADWIIDIGPGAGRDGGTIVFEGAPADLVADASTLTGEHLAAYVAS; encoded by the coding sequence ATGGCCGCAGCATCGCCCGAGTCCACCGCATCCGCGCCGGACAGCCATGACGTCATCCGCGTCGTGGGGGCGCGGGAGAACAACCTGCAGGGCATCAGCGTGGAGATCCCCAAACGGCGCCTCACGGTGTTCACCGGCGTGAGCGGATCGGGGAAGTCGTCCCTCGTGTTCGGCACGATCGCGGCCGAATCGCAGCGGCTGATCAACGAGACGTACCCGACGTTCGTGCAGGCGTTCATGTCGACGCCCCCGCGGCCCGAGGTGGACGCGCTGGAGAACATCAGCCCCGCGATCCTCGTCGATCAGGAGCGCATGGGCTCCAACGCCCGCTCCACGGTGGGCACGGCGACCGACGTGCACGCGATGCTGCGGATGCTGTTCAGCCGCCTGGGCGTCCCGCGTGTGGGGTCTCCGCAGGCGTTCTCCTTCAACGTCCCCTCCGTGCGCGGTGGCGGCGCGATCACTTCCGAGCGCGGGGGCAAGACCGTCAAGGAGCGTCGCTCGTTCGAGATCACCGGCGGGATGTGCCCGCGGTGCGAGGGCCTGGGCGAAGTGAGCGAGGTCGACCTGGACGAGCTGTTCGACCGGACGAAGTCGCTCGCCGAGGGCGCGTTGACGATCCCCGGCTTCAACGTCGACGGCTGGATGGTGCGGCAGTTCACCGAGTCGGGATTCCTCGACCCCGACAAACCGATCCAGGACTACACCGAGCAGGAGCTGGCCGACTTCCTCCACAAGGAACCGGTCAAGGTGAAGATGCAGGGCATCAACATCACCTACGAGGGCCTCGTCCCCAAGATCACCAAGAGCATGCTGCAGAAAGACCGCGACTCGCTGCAGGCGCACATCCGCGCCTTCGTCGACCGCGCCGTGCGCTTCACCGCGTGCCCCGACTGCGGCGGCACGCGCCTGAACGAGGGTGCCCGCTCGTCGAAGATCGACGGGGTCGGCATCGCGGATGCGACGGCCATGCAGATCACCGACCTCGCCGCGTGGCTGCGCACCATCGACGACCCTGCGGTGGGTCCGCTGATCGCCGGGCTCCGCGACACCGTCGACTCCTTCGTCGAGATCGGCTTGGGCTATCTCTCCCTCGACCGCGCCAGCGGCACGCTGTCCGGCGGCGAGGCGCAGCGGACGAAGATGATCCGGCACCTGCGCTCGAGCCTGACCGACGTCACCTACGTGTTCGACGAACCGACCGCGGGCCTGCATCCACACGACATCCAGCGGATGAACGCGCTGCTGCTGGCCCTGCGCGACAAGGGCAACACGGTGCTCGTGGTCGAGCACAAGCCGGAGGTCATCGCGATCGCCGACTTCGTGGTCGACCTGGGTCCGGGGGCGGGGCGCGACGGCGGCCGCATCCAGTTCACCGGGGATGTCGCGGGCCTGCGCTCCTCCGACACGCTCACGGGGCGCCATCTCGACCACCGCGCGCGGCTGAAGGACTCCACGCGCACACCACAGGGCGCCCTGGAGATCCGCGGCGCCACGCAGCACAACCTCAGGAACGTCGACGTCGACGTGCCCCTGGGCGTGCTCACCGTCGTCACCGGCGTGGCCGGGTCGGGCAAGTCGTCGCTCATCCACGGCAACCTCACGGGCCTGGACGGCGTGGTCATCGTCGACCAGGCGCCCATCCGAGGGTCGCGGCGGAGCAGCCCGGCGACGTACACGGGAGTGCTGGATGCGGTGCGCTCCGCCTTCGCGAAGGCCAACGGCGTGAAGCCGGCCCTGTTCAGCGCGAATTCGGAGGGCGCGTGCATCGCGTGCAAGGGGCTGGGCGTCATCATCACCGACCTCGGGTTCCAATCCACCGTGGAGACGGTGTGCGAGGTGTGCGAGGGCACCGGGTTCTCCGACGAGGTGCTGCAGTACCGGCTCGATGGGAAGAACATCTCCGAGGTGCTGTCGATGTCGGCCGCCGACGCGGCGGAGTTCTTCCCCAAGGGCCCCGCGCACACCACTCTCGCGCGCATGGTCGATGTCGGCCTGGGCTACCTGACGCTCGGGCAGTCGCTGAACACGCTGTCCGGCGGTGAGCGGCAGCGCCTGAAGCTGGCGATCTCGATGGCGAAGTCGGGCGCGGTCTACATCCTGGACGAGCCGACGACGGGCCTTCACCTGGCCGACGTCGACAACCTCCTCGGGCTGCTGGACCGTCTCGTGGACGCCGGCAACAGCGTCATCGTGATCGAGCACCACCAGGCGGTGATGGCGCACGCCGACTGGATCATCGACATCGGCCCCGGTGCCGGGCGCGACGGCGGGACGATCGTCTTCGAGGGGGCTCCGGCCGACCTCGTCGCCGACGCATCCACCCTGACCGGTGAGCACCTCGCGGCCTACGTCGCGTCCTGA
- a CDS encoding DEAD/DEAH box helicase, whose translation MTAPTFADLGVPTPLVDVLASQGMTEAFPIQADTLADTLAGRDVLGRGKTGSGKTLAFSLPLVARLGAKTSTRRGRRPRALVLAPTRELANQIDAVIKPLAAAYGLTTTTVYGGVNQRRQVDALAAGVDILVACPGRLEDLISQGFASLDDIEITVLDEADHMADLGFLPGVTRLLTRTPAGGQRMLFSATLDNGVDKLVRKFLRNEVLHSVDEATSHVAAMTHHVFVAADATAKTALVRTLASGSSRRILFTRTKHQAKKLARTLTAAGIPSVDLHGNLSQPQRDRNLAAFSAGTARVLVATDVAARGVHVDDIALVVHVDPPVEHKAYLHRSGRTARAGSAGDVVTVMLPEQRRDTLDILRKAAISATPTPVTPASAEVTALVGEVAAYVTPAPVVAPQQRGGGSSQGANAQRKRAARGGAPAGSGRSGGRSDGAANGRRSGGRGAAPVGAGAAASTAGSRSGGHTGSRSSGSAAGARPSGIRVGDVVRGNGARSSRRAQG comes from the coding sequence ATGACTGCTCCTACTTTCGCCGATCTCGGCGTGCCCACTCCTCTCGTCGACGTCCTCGCTTCGCAGGGCATGACCGAGGCCTTCCCCATCCAGGCCGACACGCTCGCCGACACCCTCGCCGGGCGCGACGTGCTGGGGCGCGGGAAGACGGGCTCGGGCAAGACCCTCGCCTTCTCCCTCCCGCTGGTCGCTCGCCTGGGCGCGAAGACCTCGACGCGCCGCGGACGTCGTCCGCGCGCCCTGGTCCTGGCACCCACGCGTGAACTCGCGAACCAGATCGACGCCGTCATCAAGCCCCTCGCCGCCGCATACGGCCTGACGACCACCACCGTGTACGGCGGGGTCAACCAGCGCCGTCAGGTCGACGCGCTCGCCGCCGGCGTCGACATCCTCGTCGCGTGCCCCGGTCGCCTGGAAGACCTCATCAGCCAGGGCTTCGCGAGCCTGGACGACATCGAGATCACCGTGCTCGACGAGGCCGACCACATGGCCGACCTGGGCTTCCTGCCGGGCGTCACGCGCCTGCTCACCCGCACGCCCGCCGGCGGACAGCGCATGCTGTTCTCGGCGACGCTGGACAACGGCGTGGACAAGCTCGTGCGCAAGTTCCTCCGCAACGAGGTGCTGCACTCGGTCGACGAGGCCACCTCGCACGTGGCCGCGATGACCCACCACGTCTTCGTCGCCGCGGATGCCACGGCCAAGACCGCGCTCGTGCGCACCCTCGCGTCCGGCTCGAGCCGCCGCATCCTCTTCACCCGCACGAAGCACCAGGCCAAGAAGCTGGCCCGCACGCTGACGGCCGCGGGCATCCCGTCGGTCGACCTGCACGGCAACCTGTCGCAGCCCCAGCGCGACCGCAACCTCGCGGCGTTCAGCGCCGGCACCGCCCGTGTCCTCGTGGCCACGGATGTCGCCGCGCGCGGCGTGCACGTCGATGACATCGCCCTCGTGGTGCACGTCGACCCGCCCGTCGAGCACAAGGCGTACCTGCACCGCTCGGGCCGCACCGCCCGTGCCGGCAGCGCCGGTGACGTCGTGACCGTGATGCTTCCCGAGCAGCGTCGCGACACGCTCGACATCCTCCGCAAGGCCGCCATCTCGGCCACGCCCACCCCGGTCACCCCGGCCTCGGCCGAAGTGACCGCCCTCGTCGGCGAGGTCGCGGCGTACGTCACGCCCGCTCCCGTCGTCGCCCCGCAGCAGCGCGGCGGCGGCTCCTCGCAGGGTGCCAACGCGCAGCGCAAGCGCGCGGCCCGCGGTGGCGCCCCGGCCGGCTCCGGTCGCTCGGGTGGCCGCTCCGACGGAGCCGCCAACGGTCGCCGTTCCGGCGGCCGTGGTGCAGCGCCCGTGGGTGCCGGCGCTGCCGCCTCGACCGCGGGTTCCCGCTCGGGCGGGCACACGGGATCGCGCTCCAGTGGGTCCGCGGCCGGAGCTCGCCCCAGCGGCATCCGCGTCGGCGACGTCGTGCGCGGTAACGGCGCACGCTCGAGCCGTCGCGCTCAGGGCTGA
- a CDS encoding TetR/AcrR family transcriptional regulator — protein sequence MTRLRADAARSRDAILCAARRIPRGELRLNDVAREAGVGVATVYRHFPTVAALSEALSLDSIQRLRVLAGEAERTPDAGAALHTLLAAALELQLADEGVQAVITAPDAELGAAREAKCAFVTSLRAALERAQVAGAVRPDITVDHVRRMLCGIEHAVRLGSPDDRPILLDVVLGGLRPARAAEPSSSSSPTPQTAGS from the coding sequence ATGACTCGCCTTCGAGCCGACGCCGCACGCAGCCGTGACGCGATCCTGTGCGCCGCGCGGCGCATCCCTCGCGGCGAGCTGAGGCTCAACGACGTCGCGCGCGAGGCGGGCGTCGGTGTCGCGACCGTGTATCGGCACTTCCCGACGGTCGCGGCGCTGTCCGAAGCGCTCTCGCTCGATTCGATCCAGCGCCTGCGGGTCCTCGCGGGCGAGGCGGAGCGCACGCCGGACGCCGGCGCCGCACTGCACACGCTCTTGGCCGCCGCGCTCGAGCTGCAACTCGCCGACGAAGGCGTGCAGGCGGTCATCACCGCGCCTGACGCCGAACTGGGTGCGGCCCGCGAGGCAAAGTGCGCATTCGTCACGAGCCTGCGCGCGGCACTCGAGCGCGCACAGGTTGCCGGGGCCGTGCGTCCGGACATCACCGTCGACCACGTGCGGCGGATGCTGTGCGGCATCGAGCACGCGGTGCGCCTCGGCTCACCCGATGACCGGCCGATACTCCTCGACGTCGTCCTCGGCGGCCTCCGCCCCGCGCGGGCCGCCGAACCCTCTTCTTCTTCTTCCCCCACCCCTCAGACAGCAGGGAGCTGA